Proteins encoded in a region of the Saccharothrix ecbatanensis genome:
- a CDS encoding glycerophosphodiester phosphodiesterase — translation MVRTKIVGAALAALAVAAAVVVLPSASASGDAEVASSRKGPLVIGHRGASGYRPEHTLAAYELAARMGADYIEPDLVATKDGKLVARHENEIGGTTDVAAHPEFAARKATKVIDGDAITGWFTEDFTLAELKTLRAKERIPQVRPRNTLYDGRFQVPTLEEVIDLSRRLSRELGRDIGLYPETKHPTYFQEIGLPLEQRLVDVLTRAGLNRPNAKVFVQSFEVANLKQLKSKLRVPLVQLINSSGAPYDFVKAGDKRTYRDLVTVEGLREIRSYASGVGTAKDLVIPRDAAGFLQQPTTLVRDAHAQGLVVHAWTFRNENTFLPADFRSSTDPAAYGNAFGEYAKFYAAGLDGVFADNPDTAVEARNG, via the coding sequence ATGGTGCGGACGAAGATCGTCGGGGCAGCGCTCGCGGCGCTTGCGGTAGCGGCAGCGGTGGTGGTGCTGCCTTCGGCTTCGGCGAGCGGTGACGCCGAGGTGGCGTCGTCCCGCAAGGGCCCGCTGGTGATCGGCCACCGGGGCGCGTCGGGGTACCGGCCCGAGCACACGCTGGCCGCGTACGAGCTGGCGGCGCGGATGGGCGCGGACTACATCGAGCCCGACCTGGTCGCGACCAAGGACGGCAAGCTGGTCGCGCGGCACGAGAACGAGATCGGCGGCACCACGGACGTGGCGGCGCACCCGGAGTTCGCCGCGCGCAAGGCCACCAAGGTCATCGACGGCGACGCGATCACCGGCTGGTTCACCGAGGACTTCACGCTCGCCGAGCTGAAGACCCTGCGGGCCAAGGAGCGCATCCCGCAGGTCCGGCCGCGCAACACGCTCTACGACGGCCGGTTCCAGGTGCCGACGCTGGAGGAGGTCATCGACCTGTCCCGGCGGCTGTCCCGCGAGCTGGGGCGCGACATCGGCCTCTACCCGGAGACCAAGCACCCGACGTACTTCCAGGAGATCGGGCTCCCGCTGGAGCAGCGCCTGGTCGACGTGCTGACCCGGGCGGGCCTCAACCGGCCCAACGCGAAGGTGTTCGTGCAGTCGTTCGAGGTGGCGAACCTCAAGCAGCTCAAGTCGAAGCTGCGGGTGCCGCTGGTGCAGCTGATCAACTCGTCGGGCGCGCCGTACGACTTCGTGAAGGCCGGTGACAAGCGCACCTATCGCGACCTGGTGACGGTCGAGGGCCTGCGGGAAATCCGTTCGTACGCGTCCGGCGTCGGCACGGCGAAGGACCTCGTCATCCCGCGTGACGCGGCGGGCTTCCTCCAGCAGCCGACCACGCTGGTGCGTGACGCGCACGCCCAGGGCCTGGTCGTGCACGCCTGGACGTTCCGCAACGAGAACACGTTCCTGCCGGCCGACTTCCGCTCGTCGACCGACCCGGCCGCGTACGGCAACGCGTTCGGCGAGTACGCGAAGTTCTACGCGGCCGGGCTGGACGGCGTGTTCGCCGACAACCCCGACACCGCCGTCGAAGCGCGCAACGGCTGA
- a CDS encoding adenylosuccinate synthase, which yields MPAVVLIGAQWGDEGKGKATDLLGDRVQWVVRYQGGNNAGHTVVLPTGQKFALHLIPSGILTPGVTSVIGNGVVVDPGVLLEELAGLEVQGVDTSKLLISADAHLIMPYHVAIDKVTERYLGKAKIGTTGRGIGPCYQDKIARVGVRAQDLLDEKILRQKVEAALDFKNQVLVKVYNRKALDPEQVVDSVLEHGTKFTSRIADTRLLLNQALERGETVLLEGSQGTLLDVDHGTYPFVTSSNPTSGGASAGSGIGPTKITTVIGILKAYTTRVGSGPFPTELNDDMGEHLRKTGGEFGVTTGRSRRTGWFDAVIARYAARVNGITDYFLTKLDVLSGLEKVPVCVGYTIDGERVDEMPMTQTDVHHAVPVYEELPGWFEDITHCRTYEELPANARAYVEHLEQISGARMSAIGVGPGREQTIVRHDII from the coding sequence ATGCCGGCCGTCGTGCTGATCGGTGCCCAGTGGGGCGATGAGGGCAAGGGCAAGGCAACGGACCTGCTCGGTGACCGGGTGCAGTGGGTCGTCCGGTACCAGGGCGGCAACAACGCGGGTCACACCGTCGTGCTGCCCACCGGGCAGAAGTTCGCCCTGCACCTGATCCCCTCCGGCATCCTCACCCCCGGTGTGACCAGCGTCATCGGCAACGGCGTCGTGGTCGACCCGGGCGTGCTGCTGGAGGAGTTGGCGGGCCTCGAAGTCCAGGGCGTCGACACCAGCAAGCTGCTCATCTCCGCGGACGCGCACTTGATCATGCCCTACCACGTGGCGATCGATAAGGTCACCGAGCGGTACCTGGGCAAGGCCAAGATCGGCACCACCGGTCGCGGCATCGGCCCGTGCTACCAGGACAAGATCGCCCGCGTCGGCGTGCGCGCGCAGGACCTGCTGGACGAGAAGATCCTCCGGCAGAAGGTCGAAGCGGCGCTGGACTTCAAGAACCAGGTGCTGGTCAAGGTCTACAACCGCAAGGCGTTGGACCCCGAGCAGGTGGTGGACAGCGTGCTGGAGCACGGCACCAAGTTCACCTCCCGGATCGCGGACACCCGCCTGCTGCTGAACCAGGCGCTGGAGCGCGGCGAGACGGTGCTGCTGGAGGGCTCGCAGGGCACGCTGCTCGACGTGGACCACGGCACCTACCCGTTCGTGACGTCGTCCAACCCGACCTCGGGCGGCGCGAGCGCCGGTTCGGGCATCGGGCCGACGAAGATCACCACGGTGATCGGCATCCTGAAGGCGTACACGACGCGGGTGGGTTCGGGGCCGTTCCCGACCGAGCTGAACGACGACATGGGCGAGCACCTGCGCAAGACCGGCGGCGAGTTCGGCGTGACGACCGGTCGGTCCCGGCGCACCGGCTGGTTCGACGCCGTGATCGCCCGTTACGCGGCGCGGGTCAACGGCATCACCGACTACTTCCTGACCAAGCTGGACGTGCTGTCCGGGCTGGAGAAGGTGCCGGTCTGCGTCGGCTACACGATCGACGGCGAGCGGGTCGACGAGATGCCGATGACGCAGACCGACGTGCACCACGCCGTGCCGGTGTACGAAGAGCTGCCGGGCTGGTTCGAGGACATCACGCACTGCCGCACGTACGAGGAACTGCCCGCGAACGCCCGTGCGTACGTCGAGCACCTGGAGCAGATCTCCGGCGCCCGGATGTCCGCGATCGGTGTGGGGCCGGGCCGTGAGCAGACCATCGTGCGGCACGACATCATCTGA
- a CDS encoding HNH endonuclease family protein: MSTVNLAGRFRSVRLPAFSLLLAGVLAVGLASPAQATPPNIPSTTTALSELAALRVASEGSMTGYSRDKFPHWITISGACNTRETVLKRDGTNVVTDSSCAATSGRWYSPYDGATWTLASDVDIDHVVPLAEAWRSGASSWTTSRRQSFANDLSNPQLIAVTDNVNQSKGDQDPALWKPPLSGYWCTYAKMWTHSKYRWGLTVNSAEKSALQSMLGRC, from the coding sequence ATGTCAACGGTCAACTTAGCCGGGCGATTCCGCTCAGTGCGACTTCCGGCTTTTTCCCTGCTCCTGGCTGGTGTGCTGGCAGTCGGCCTGGCCTCCCCGGCCCAGGCGACGCCGCCGAACATCCCGAGCACCACGACCGCGCTCTCGGAGCTGGCCGCGCTCAGGGTGGCCTCCGAGGGTTCCATGACGGGCTATTCGCGGGACAAGTTCCCGCACTGGATCACCATCTCGGGCGCCTGCAACACGCGGGAGACGGTGCTCAAGCGCGACGGCACGAACGTGGTCACGGATTCCAGCTGCGCCGCCACCTCCGGCCGCTGGTACAGCCCGTACGACGGCGCCACCTGGACGCTCGCGTCCGATGTGGACATCGACCACGTCGTGCCGCTGGCCGAGGCGTGGCGTTCCGGCGCGTCCTCGTGGACCACGTCCCGGCGCCAGTCGTTCGCCAACGACCTGTCCAACCCGCAGCTGATCGCGGTCACCGACAACGTGAACCAGTCCAAGGGCGACCAGGACCCGGCGTTGTGGAAGCCGCCGCTGAGCGGTTACTGGTGCACCTACGCGAAGATGTGGACGCATTCGAAGTACCGCTGGGGTTTGACGGTGAACTCCGCGGAGAAGTCCGCGCTGCAAAGCATGCTCGGGAGGTGCTGA
- a CDS encoding FUSC family protein, which produces MRDEIARRLKRWQSTALPIGQAALAAGLSWLVATEVVGHAHPFFAPIAAVVCLGVSLGQRLRRVVELVVGVSVGVGVGDVLISMIGSGPWQIALVVALAMSTAVLLDGGAVIALQSGSSAVLVATLLPPSEGGGLDRMVDALIGGLVGLAVTALLPANPLTVAQRQAKVVFGELTEALRGVATAVADHDAVQAAGVLARLRTSQEAVDEFASALKTGGEIATIAPIRWRRRHELGRYETAAVPMDYALRNTRVLARRALAALRDDERMPDVLPAVLRQYAAAVDVLRTELARGDEPKEARAAVRDAVASATTHQLGGEGFSTKVVLAQVRSVAVDLLQATGLSRAEAAESLPPY; this is translated from the coding sequence GTGCGCGACGAGATCGCGCGCAGGCTGAAGCGGTGGCAGAGCACGGCCTTGCCGATCGGCCAGGCCGCGCTCGCCGCCGGCTTGTCCTGGCTGGTCGCCACCGAGGTGGTCGGCCACGCGCACCCGTTCTTCGCGCCGATCGCCGCCGTCGTCTGCCTCGGTGTGTCACTGGGGCAGCGGCTGCGGCGTGTCGTCGAACTCGTCGTCGGCGTGTCCGTCGGCGTCGGCGTCGGTGACGTGCTGATCTCGATGATCGGCTCGGGGCCGTGGCAGATCGCGCTCGTCGTGGCGTTGGCGATGTCGACGGCGGTGCTGCTGGACGGTGGCGCGGTGATCGCGCTCCAGTCCGGTTCGTCGGCGGTGCTGGTGGCGACGCTGCTGCCGCCCAGCGAGGGCGGCGGGCTGGACCGGATGGTGGACGCGCTGATCGGCGGCCTGGTCGGGCTCGCGGTGACGGCGTTGCTGCCGGCGAACCCGCTGACCGTGGCGCAACGGCAGGCGAAGGTGGTGTTCGGCGAGCTGACCGAGGCGTTGCGCGGTGTGGCGACGGCGGTGGCCGATCACGACGCGGTGCAGGCCGCCGGGGTGTTGGCGCGCCTGCGCACCAGCCAGGAGGCGGTGGACGAGTTCGCGTCGGCGTTGAAGACCGGCGGCGAGATCGCCACCATCGCGCCGATCCGCTGGCGTCGGCGGCACGAGCTGGGCCGGTACGAGACGGCCGCCGTGCCGATGGACTACGCGCTGCGCAACACCAGGGTGCTCGCGCGGCGGGCGTTGGCGGCGTTGCGGGACGACGAGCGGATGCCGGACGTGCTGCCCGCCGTGCTGCGGCAGTACGCGGCGGCGGTGGACGTGCTGCGCACCGAGTTGGCGCGGGGTGACGAGCCGAAGGAGGCCCGTGCGGCGGTCCGGGACGCGGTGGCCTCGGCCACTACGCACCAGCTGGGCGGCGAGGGTTTCTCGACCAAGGTGGTGCTGGCCCAGGTCCGGTCAGTGGCGGTGGACCTGTTGCAGGCCACGGGTCTATCACGGGCAGAGGCCGCAGAATCACTACCGCCGTATTGA
- a CDS encoding DUF3151 domain-containing protein encodes MDNLLGPEPTLLPDRPEAQAAAEAGTDPAKIVRAYPDFSEAWALLAERALQTGDPVAGYAYARTGYHRGLDQLRRSGWKGHGPVPWSHRPNQGFLRALAALARAADEIGETEEYERCKKFLGDSDPSAPAALGLS; translated from the coding sequence ATGGACAACCTGCTCGGGCCCGAACCCACGTTGCTGCCAGACCGCCCGGAGGCGCAGGCCGCCGCCGAGGCGGGCACCGACCCGGCCAAGATCGTTCGCGCGTACCCCGACTTCAGCGAGGCCTGGGCGCTGCTCGCGGAGCGGGCGTTGCAGACCGGCGACCCGGTCGCCGGCTACGCGTACGCGCGCACCGGCTACCACCGCGGCCTCGACCAGCTGCGCCGTTCGGGGTGGAAGGGCCACGGTCCCGTGCCGTGGTCGCACCGCCCCAACCAGGGCTTCCTCCGCGCGCTCGCGGCCCTGGCACGTGCGGCCGACGAGATCGGCGAGACCGAGGAGTACGAGCGCTGCAAGAAGTTCCTCGGCGACAGCGACCCCTCGGCGCCCGCCGCTCTCGGTCTGAGCTGA